Below is a genomic region from Kribbella qitaiheensis.
GCAGCGGCCGGTTGGCAGTGTGCCGCCTGCTGTGCAGCGGGTTGTGTACGACCACCCGGGGCTTCGTACGCCTAGCAGTAGCCGAACGACAACAGCACCGACCGCCCAGCCGAGCGCAGTACAAGCGCCTGCTGTGCAGGAGGAGCAGGTGTTGGCGTGGTCGGCGGGGGAGAGTTTTCACCAGGAGCCGGCCGTTCAGCGGGCCGAGACCGTGCGGTCCGTCTCGTTGCAGCAGATGTTCAGTGGATACGCGGCATCAGAGCAGACCGACCAGGCGCATACCGGGCAAGAGCACACCGCAGCCCCAGAGCAGGTAGTACAGCGAGACGAAGCCCCGGTAGAGCAGCCGGCCGTGCAGACCGCTCCGCAGGCTGCAGCTGCTGCACCGGCAGCGCAGGCACCTGCCAAGGCTATGGGTGCGGCTGAGGTGGAGGAGCTGGCGAAGAGGTTGTACGAGCCGTTGACCGCGAAGCTCCGGGCCGAACTCTGGCTGGATCGTGAACGCGCCGGGCGGGTGACTGACAGATGGTAGGACCGACTGCAGTGGGGGTGGCGGGATGAATCCGCAGTATCCGGAACCAGCCGTGAGTGTCTGCTTCGGGGTGACCATCGACGACAAGCAGCTGGGTGCGTTCAGCAGCTGTGAGGGGCTCGGGCTGGAGGTCGTGCTGGAGCAGCGCGAGGAGGGCGGCCAGAACGGATTCGTCTGGCAACTGCCGACCCGGATCAAGTACACCAACATCAAGCTGACCCGGGCCGCTGTGCCAGGACACCACCGAGGTGATGGCCTGGCTGGCAAGCATGACGTCGGGGGTCAAGCAGTCGACCGGGAGCATCACGGCGATGACGGCCGGACTCCAGCGGGTCGCTCAGTGGAAGCTGACCGGCGTGATCCCGGTGAAGTGGAGCGGCCCGGGGATGAACCTGGATTCGCCGAAGGTGGCGATGGAGACGCTGGAGATCGCGCACCACGGGTTCAGCGCGGAGCGGGTGTCCTGATGACCAATCCGATCGCGCTCAAGGCGTCCGGCGGGGCCGGCAGTTCGGCCCCGGAGGACAAGAAGTCGCTGCAGAAGGCGAAGCTGAAGCTGTTCGACCCGACCAAGGCCGGTGGTCAGGATCGCGGCGAGATCCCGTTCCAGTTCAACCCGAAGGAAGTGACAATCCAGAAGTCGGCCAAGTGGGAGCGCAAGCCGGCCAAGAAGGCGAAGTCGGCCGGGTCGGTGGAGTTCAGCGGCGCCGAGCCGTGCAAGCTCACGGTCGAGATGTTCTTCGATGCCTCCGGCAACCAGGACAACAGTGTCGTGACCGCGGTTGAGAAGCTGTTCAGCTGTTGCGTGCCGACCGAGGAGAGCCGTGGCAAGGACAAGCCGACGCCGCCGCTGGTGATGTTGCAGTGGGGCAAGATCGCCAGTTTCCCGGCCTTCGTTACCTCGGTGAACGTGAAGTACACGCTGTTCAGCTCCGACGGCGTCCCGATCCGCGCGGTCTGCACAGTCGCGATGGAAGAGATGCCGAACGAGCCGTGGCGGCAGAACCCGACCTCCGGTGGTCAGTCGGTACGCCGCTCGCACCGGATGATCGACGGCGACACGCTCGCGTCGCTGGCCTACGCGGAGTACGGCGATCCGGGCATGTGGCGCACGATCGCGAAGTACAACGGGATCGACGATCCGATCCGGATCGCGAGTGGCTCGGTCGTCGTATTCCCGGGCGCCGAGGAGCTGGTCTGATGTCGATCATCAACAGCTGCCTGGTCGAGATCAACTCCTCGCCGCTGCCGGCGGATGTGGTCAATCTGATGAGCACGGTCTACGTGGACGACAGTCAGCGGCTGCCGGATCTGTTCGAGATCAGGTTCCGCGACGGCGACCACGAAGTACTGAGGAAAACCGGCGCGAAGATCGGATCCGCGGTAAGGATCTCGGTGCTGGCCAGTACCAGCCAGGCCCCGGTCCTGTTGATGGCCGGGGAGATCACTGCGCTGGAAGCCGAGTTCGACACCGGTGGTTCGTTCACCGTGCTCAGGGGCTACGACCCCGCTCATCGGCTGTTCCGCGGACGCGGGACCGCCAGCTACCTGCAGATGACGGCGTCGGACATCGCGCAGAAGGTGTCCCAGCGGGCCGGGTTCACCAACGGCACGATCAAGCCGACGACGACCGTCTTCGAGCACGTGTCGCAGGCCGGTACGAGCGACTGGGAGTTGCTGGACGCGCTGGCCGCGGATTCCGGCTACGAGGTGTCTGTCCGCGACGGCAAGTTCAACTTCGGTCCACCGGCCACCGCGGCCGGTGCCCCGAGCAACGAGCAGAACCCGCTGGTGCTCAAGCTCGGCACGGACCTGCTCAGGTTCCGCGCGGTGCTCACCTCGGGCGGGCAGGTCAAGGAGGTCGAGGTCCGCGGCTGGGACACCTCGACCAAGCACGCACTCACGACCAGGCACCCGGCCAAGACCACCAGTGCCGAGCTGCCCCAGGCGAGTCCGGCCGAGTTCGCGCACGCCTTCGGCGACAAGGTGTATGTCGCGACCGACGTGCCGCATCGGACCCAGGCCGAGGTGGACGCGGCCGCCGCCGCGATCTCGGCGGAGATCGCGGGCTCGTTCGCGGAGTTCACCGGGGTCGCCCAAGGGAACCCGGCGCTGAAGGCGGGCGTGGCGATCACCGTCGACAACCTGGGTGCGCCGTTCGACGGCAAGTACACCGTGACCACGACCAGGCATCGGATCGACCCGACGACGGGCTACACGACGTCGTTCGCGGTCACCGGCGCCCATGACCGCAGCCTGCTCGGGCTGACCGGTTCGAGCGGGGCCCAGCGGGCGCCGTCGGGAGTCGTCATCGGTCAGGTCAGCGACAACAACGATCCCGAGAAGCTCGGCCGGGTGAAGGTGACGCTGCCGTGGCTGTCGGACGACTACGTGAGCGCCTGGGCCCGGACCGTGCACGCGGGTGCCGGTAAGGATCGCGGCGCGCTGATCATCCCCGAGGTCGGTGACGAGGTGCTGGTCGTCTTCGAGCAGGGCGACCTGAGAAGGCCTTACGTCCTTGGCGGTCTGTACAACGGCGTCGACAAACCGGATGCCAAGGGCATCGATCCGATCGACTCGGGTTCGGGCGCGGTCAACCGGCGATCGATCGTGTCGAGGAAAGGTCATCGCATCGACCTGCTAGACCAGGATGGCCAGAAGGAGGGCATCACGCTGGCCACCGGCGACGGCAAGCTCAGCGTGACGCTCGACTCGACCAGTACGACGATCACCGTCCATGCCGACGGCACGGTGAAGATCGAGGGCAGCCAGGGCATCGTGATCGACGCGGCCGCCGCCAAACTCGAACTCAAGGGTGGCGAGGTCTCGGTCACCGCCACCGGCAACCTGCAGCTCAAAGGCGCCAACACGACCGTCGAAGGCAGCGCGAACACCGAGGTCAAGGGTGGCGCGATGTGCTCGGTCTCGGCCGCCCTGGTCAAGATCAACTGAGGAGACAGCCATGCCCGCAGCAGCCCGGGTCGGCGATCCGACCGGACATCCCGGCGTGATCGGGCCCCCCGGGGTACCGACGGTCCTGATCGCCGGGATGCCGGCGGCGACGGTCGGAACGCCGCATATCTGCTCGTTCCCGCCACCGGCCGTGCATCCGCCGACGGTGATCGCGCCGCCAGGTTGCCCGACTGTGCTGATCGGTGGCATGCCGGCGGCGCGGATGGGCGATATGGCCGCATGTGGTGCGCCGATCGTCATGGGCGCACCGACCGTCATGATCGGAGGATGAGATGAGTACCGACTTCATCGGCGCCGGCTGGGCCTTCCCGGTCAGTACGGACGCCACCGGCGGGATCGCGCTGGTCACCAGGGAACGCGAGATCGAGCAGGCGATCCGCCTCATCCTCGGTACTGCCAGGGGCGAGCGGCCGATGCGGCCCGAGTTCGGCTGCCGGATCCACGACCATGTCTTCGGCCCGGCGAACGCAGCCATCGCGGGTCAGATCGCGTACGACGTCCGGGAGGCGCTGGAACGCTGGGAGCCGCGGATCTCGGTCGAGGACGTCGGCGTCGGTTACGACCGGATCGACCACGGCCGGGTGCTCGTCGACGTCGGTTACGTCATTCTCGGCACGAACGATCCGCGCAACCTGGTCTTCCCCTTCTACACGATCCCGGACGAAGAAGTCACCGGTACTACGCTGCCGGCCGAGCTGGGGGTCTGACATGTTGCCCGCACCGAATCTGGACGACCGAACCTTCCAAGGCCTGGTGGACGAGGCGAAGCGGCTGGTCCAGCGGCGCTGCCCGGACTGGAGCGACCACAACGTGTCGGATCCGGGGGTGACGCTGATCGAGGCCTTCGCACAGATGGTCGATCAGCTGATCTACCGGCTGAACAGGGTGCCCGATCTGAACTACGTGAAGTTCCTCGAGCTGATCGGGGTCGAGCTGCGCCCGCCGGCCGCGGCTCGTGGCGGGGTGACGTTCTGGCTGTCGTCGCCCCAACCGCAGAACGTGCTGGTCCGGGCCGGGACAGAAATCGCGACGCCGCGGACGGACATCCACGAGCCGATCGTCTTCACCACCACGCAGGACCTGGAGATCATCCCCTGCTCGTTCTCGCGGGCCGGTGCTGCGCCGATGGAGGGTACGCCGGCCGATCTCACCACCGCGTTGTCCGGCAAGAACGGATTCCCCTGCTTCTCGGACGTACCGGCTCCGGGCGATGCGCTGCTGATCGGTCTCAGCGAAGCGGTGCCGTCCTGCGCGGTGACGATCCGGCTGAACTGCAGCGTGTCCGGCGTCGGCGTGGATCCGCGGCACCCACCGCTGGTCTGGGAGGCGTGGACCGGCTCCGGCTGGACCGAATGCGATCTCGACAAGGACGACACCGGCGGACTGAACAAGGCCGGCGACGTCGTCATCCACATCCCACCGCAGCACGAGACGTCGATCATCGCCCGCCAGCGGGCCGGCTGGGTCAGGTGCCGGCTGCTGCCCGTGGACGAGCACCGCCCGACGTACACGGCGTCGCCCCGGATCCTCTCGGCGTCCGCCTTCACCATCGGCGGCACGGTCCCGATGATGCACGCGGAGGTGATCCGGCACGAGTTGCTCGGTCGCGCCGACGGGACGCCCGGGCAGCGGTTCGCGCTGAAGCGGCATCCGGTGGTGCCGTCCGAGGAGCCCTGCACGGTCGAGGTCACCGATGACGACGGGGTCGAGACCTGGGAGCCGGTGACGAGCTTCGCCGACTCCACCGAGACCGATCGGCACTTCCGGATCGACGCCTTCTCCGGCGGTGTGCACTTCGGCCCCGCAGTACGGACGTCCGACGGCCGGCTCCAGTACTACGGCGCCACACCGCGCTCGGGGACCAGTGTCGCGATCTCGTCGTACCGGACCGGCGGTGGGCGGCGGGGCAACGTGGCGCGCGGGCAGGTCCGGGTCCTCAAGACAAGCGTGCCGTACGTCGCCCGGGTCGAGAACCGTGCACCCGCCATCGGTGGCGCGGAGGCGGAGACGCTGGACGAGGCCAAGGTCCGTGGGCCGATGCTGCTCCGGTCGCGGGGCCGGGCGGTCACGATGGAGGATTTCGAGGAGCTGGCTCGTGAGGTCGCCCCGGATGCGGCTCGAGTCCAATGCGTCCCGGCGACGGAGCCTGCCGACGCGGGCGGGATCCGCGTCCTCGTCGTCCCGCATGTTTCCGGCGATGTCGTCGGACGGGTCCGCCGGGACGACCTGATCCCGCCGGAAGGGACGCTGGAGCGGATCACCCAGACCCTCGACGAGCGCCGCCTGGTCGGCACACGCCTGCTGGTGGCGCCGCCGGAGTACGTCGGACTGACGGCGGTGGTCGACGTGAGCGCGCGGTCCCGGTTCGACCCGGAGGAAGTGAAGGAGGGCGTACTCAAGGCCCTGTACGAGCTGCTGCATCCCTTGACCGGTGGGCCCGACGGGACGGGCTGGCCCTTCGGGCGTTCGGTGCAGTCGCACGAGGTGCACGCTGCACTGGCGCGGATCCCGGGAGTCGACATGGCCCAGGAGATCAGCGTTGCGCTCTTCCCGGCAGACCCGGTCACCGGGCGTCGCTCGGCACCTGTGCAGCGGCTGGACCTTCCGGCGACGGCACTGGTCTTCTCCTACGAGCACCAAGTGCGGGTGCGCTGATGCGCGGCGCACTGGGAGCACTGCCGAGTCCACACCCGATCGGCGAGATCCTGCCGTCGGTCTACCGCACAGACCAGTTCACCCAGCAGCTCTGTGCGAGTTTCGACGACGTACTGGCGCCGGTGATCAGTGCGCTCGACAACCTGCCGGCGTACCTGGACCTCGGTACTGCGCCCGAGGACATGCTGCCCTGGTTGGCGCACTGGCTCGGACTGGCGGTGGATCGCGGCGACGACCCAGTACGCCAGCGCGAGTTGCTGCGCTCGACCAGTGACCTGCATGGTCGCCAGGGGACGCGCCTGGGGATCGAGCTCGCGATCAGCGCGGTACTGGGCGTGCGGACCGAGGTGGTCGAGTCAGGTGGCGCCAGTTGGTCCGTGGACCCCAACGACCCGCTGCCTGGAGAGGCGCTGCCTGCCGTCGTAGTACAGGTGTTTCCGGTAGCAGGTCAGGAGATCGACGAGGAGCGGTTGAAAGATGCGGTGGCGGCACTGAAGCCGGCACACGTCATCCATCGCGTCCAGGTCGTTCCCGCGGACTGACGGGAGCAGCCAGCTCCGCACAGACCCTGGCGTACTCGCGGCGGGTGGCGGCCGCAGCGGTCGGATCACCTTGCTCTGCTTGCAGATCGGCCAGCAAGAGCCAGGAGGAATCCCGCAACGAGTCGAGCTCGACCGCACGATGCGCTGCCCGCAGTGCCTGGGCATCCTCGGCCAGACCGGCTACCTGTACTGCGGCGTCGGCAGCGGCGAGGCGGTAGCGTTCCCGCTCGGACAGGACCCACTCAGCGGCACCTACCTCGGGCAGTAACTCGCCCACATAGAGGTCCAGCACTCTGGACCAGTCCGCCAGCGTCCCGGATCGCCTGGCCTGTCGCAG
It encodes:
- a CDS encoding phage tail protein: MAWLASMTSGVKQSTGSITAMTAGLQRVAQWKLTGVIPVKWSGPGMNLDSPKVAMETLEIAHHGFSAERVS
- a CDS encoding peptidase M23, giving the protein MTNPIALKASGGAGSSAPEDKKSLQKAKLKLFDPTKAGGQDRGEIPFQFNPKEVTIQKSAKWERKPAKKAKSAGSVEFSGAEPCKLTVEMFFDASGNQDNSVVTAVEKLFSCCVPTEESRGKDKPTPPLVMLQWGKIASFPAFVTSVNVKYTLFSSDGVPIRAVCTVAMEEMPNEPWRQNPTSGGQSVRRSHRMIDGDTLASLAYAEYGDPGMWRTIAKYNGIDDPIRIASGSVVVFPGAEELV
- a CDS encoding VgrG-related protein gives rise to the protein MSIINSCLVEINSSPLPADVVNLMSTVYVDDSQRLPDLFEIRFRDGDHEVLRKTGAKIGSAVRISVLASTSQAPVLLMAGEITALEAEFDTGGSFTVLRGYDPAHRLFRGRGTASYLQMTASDIAQKVSQRAGFTNGTIKPTTTVFEHVSQAGTSDWELLDALAADSGYEVSVRDGKFNFGPPATAAGAPSNEQNPLVLKLGTDLLRFRAVLTSGGQVKEVEVRGWDTSTKHALTTRHPAKTTSAELPQASPAEFAHAFGDKVYVATDVPHRTQAEVDAAAAAISAEIAGSFAEFTGVAQGNPALKAGVAITVDNLGAPFDGKYTVTTTRHRIDPTTGYTTSFAVTGAHDRSLLGLTGSSGAQRAPSGVVIGQVSDNNDPEKLGRVKVTLPWLSDDYVSAWARTVHAGAGKDRGALIIPEVGDEVLVVFEQGDLRRPYVLGGLYNGVDKPDAKGIDPIDSGSGAVNRRSIVSRKGHRIDLLDQDGQKEGITLATGDGKLSVTLDSTSTTITVHADGTVKIEGSQGIVIDAAAAKLELKGGEVSVTATGNLQLKGANTTVEGSANTEVKGGAMCSVSAALVKIN
- a CDS encoding PAAR domain-containing protein, yielding MPAAARVGDPTGHPGVIGPPGVPTVLIAGMPAATVGTPHICSFPPPAVHPPTVIAPPGCPTVLIGGMPAARMGDMAACGAPIVMGAPTVMIGG
- a CDS encoding GPW/gp25 family protein; this encodes MSTDFIGAGWAFPVSTDATGGIALVTREREIEQAIRLILGTARGERPMRPEFGCRIHDHVFGPANAAIAGQIAYDVREALERWEPRISVEDVGVGYDRIDHGRVLVDVGYVILGTNDPRNLVFPFYTIPDEEVTGTTLPAELGV
- a CDS encoding putative baseplate assembly protein, with protein sequence MLPAPNLDDRTFQGLVDEAKRLVQRRCPDWSDHNVSDPGVTLIEAFAQMVDQLIYRLNRVPDLNYVKFLELIGVELRPPAAARGGVTFWLSSPQPQNVLVRAGTEIATPRTDIHEPIVFTTTQDLEIIPCSFSRAGAAPMEGTPADLTTALSGKNGFPCFSDVPAPGDALLIGLSEAVPSCAVTIRLNCSVSGVGVDPRHPPLVWEAWTGSGWTECDLDKDDTGGLNKAGDVVIHIPPQHETSIIARQRAGWVRCRLLPVDEHRPTYTASPRILSASAFTIGGTVPMMHAEVIRHELLGRADGTPGQRFALKRHPVVPSEEPCTVEVTDDDGVETWEPVTSFADSTETDRHFRIDAFSGGVHFGPAVRTSDGRLQYYGATPRSGTSVAISSYRTGGGRRGNVARGQVRVLKTSVPYVARVENRAPAIGGAEAETLDEAKVRGPMLLRSRGRAVTMEDFEELAREVAPDAARVQCVPATEPADAGGIRVLVVPHVSGDVVGRVRRDDLIPPEGTLERITQTLDERRLVGTRLLVAPPEYVGLTAVVDVSARSRFDPEEVKEGVLKALYELLHPLTGGPDGTGWPFGRSVQSHEVHAALARIPGVDMAQEISVALFPADPVTGRRSAPVQRLDLPATALVFSYEHQVRVR
- a CDS encoding phage tail protein, producing the protein MRGALGALPSPHPIGEILPSVYRTDQFTQQLCASFDDVLAPVISALDNLPAYLDLGTAPEDMLPWLAHWLGLAVDRGDDPVRQRELLRSTSDLHGRQGTRLGIELAISAVLGVRTEVVESGGASWSVDPNDPLPGEALPAVVVQVFPVAGQEIDEERLKDAVAALKPAHVIHRVQVVPAD